The following proteins are encoded in a genomic region of Archaeoglobaceae archaeon:
- a CDS encoding ABC transporter permease, which translates to MRDYFSIFLAIIGSFLILFILIPILLILATQMLDFNSLLKAMGDELVLSSLLNSIATSTATMLISLLFGVPLGYLLARSNFAGKRFVQGVVDLPIVIPHSVVGIMLLLTFSKAILDNHLGIISAMLFVSASFTINSARDGFLAVDEKAEFVARTLGASRFKVFFTVSIPLALPSILTGAIMTWARAMSEVGAILIVAYYPKTAQVLVMDYFNNYGLSAAQPIAVILILISLALFILLRGYCKC; encoded by the coding sequence ATGAGAGACTACTTCTCAATATTTTTGGCTATAATTGGCTCCTTTTTAATCCTGTTCATCCTGATTCCAATTTTGCTAATCTTAGCAACTCAAATGCTTGATTTCAATTCACTGCTAAAAGCCATGGGCGATGAGCTCGTTTTAAGCTCACTGCTTAACTCAATCGCAACTTCAACAGCCACAATGCTAATTTCGTTGCTATTCGGCGTTCCGTTGGGCTATCTGCTTGCAAGAAGCAACTTCGCGGGAAAGAGATTCGTTCAGGGAGTCGTTGATCTCCCAATAGTGATCCCACACTCAGTTGTTGGCATAATGCTTTTGCTTACGTTCTCCAAGGCAATACTGGACAACCATCTTGGAATAATATCCGCCATGCTTTTTGTTTCCGCCTCATTCACCATTAACTCCGCAAGAGATGGCTTTCTTGCAGTTGACGAAAAAGCGGAGTTCGTGGCAAGAACCCTTGGAGCAAGCAGATTTAAAGTCTTCTTCACAGTCTCAATACCACTTGCGCTCCCATCAATACTGACGGGAGCCATAATGACCTGGGCAAGAGCCATGAGTGAGGTTGGAGCAATTTTAATAGTTGCATACTATCCTAAGACTGCCCAAGTGCTTGTAATGGACTACTTCAACAACTATGGTCTTAGCGCAGCACAGCCAATTGCGGTAATCCTGATTCTGATTAGCTTGGCTCTCTTCATTTTGCTGAGGGGGTATTGCAAATGCTAA
- the mobB gene encoding molybdopterin-guanine dinucleotide biosynthesis protein B yields MILSIVGKSNTGKTTLIEKLVPILISKGVKVAVIKHAHKGFELDVEGKDSDRIFKAGADVAIVSNDKVAVIQRGGDLKTVAGFFKGYDLILTEGFSKENYPKIALDNGDYKNVVFKYRGNFEELVSFILRLVKK; encoded by the coding sequence ATGATTCTGAGCATTGTTGGGAAGTCGAATACTGGAAAAACAACTCTTATAGAAAAGCTTGTCCCAATTCTGATTAGCAAAGGGGTAAAAGTGGCGGTAATAAAGCATGCACATAAGGGTTTTGAGCTCGACGTTGAAGGAAAAGACTCTGACAGGATTTTCAAGGCTGGCGCAGACGTGGCAATAGTTTCGAATGACAAGGTGGCGGTGATACAGCGAGGAGGAGACCTGAAGACAGTGGCTGGGTTCTTCAAAGGCTATGATCTCATTTTGACAGAAGGATTTTCAAAAGAGAACTATCCTAAAATCGCCCTCGACAATGGAGATTACAAAAATGTTGTTTTTAAATACAGGGGAAATTTCGAAGAACTCGTGAGCTTCATTTTAAGGCTTGTTAAAAAGTGA
- a CDS encoding UbiD family decarboxylase — MNLREVIKTVNPVVLDENLRHDEVLDTIKRKGLMDKPVILTVEGKKVAKNFVSSRELLAAYLNADPRRLAVELAKIYEKEEKISFKDFSELGLRKRKVNLFDLPIIKYFPKDRSRYVTGGVVIAKRERFNASIHRMMLIDEKSFAIRLVAPRHTYLMWRDAIENGEELKVAVCIGVHPLFLLASATRVGVGEEFSYASKLMNGLTLYRKGDLLVPDSEIALFGRITAETTDEGPFVDITGTYDDVRKEPVLVIDEFFAKEDFIYYSITPGGMEHRILMGVPYEPIIYRFVSNVCKVKNVVTTTGSRNYFHAVVQIEKKTDGDAKNAILAALSANPSLKGVIVVDEDIDIFSYEDVDYAIATRFQADRDLVIVKGARGSSLDPSADETTTKWGIDATKPLKRAKEFERVI, encoded by the coding sequence ATGAATCTGAGAGAAGTGATAAAAACAGTAAATCCCGTAGTTCTGGATGAAAACCTAAGACACGATGAAGTTCTCGATACCATTAAGCGAAAAGGTCTGATGGATAAGCCAGTTATTTTGACAGTAGAAGGCAAAAAAGTTGCCAAGAACTTCGTAAGTTCAAGAGAACTTCTTGCAGCATATTTAAATGCAGATCCAAGGAGACTTGCAGTTGAACTTGCAAAAATTTACGAAAAAGAGGAAAAAATTTCATTTAAAGACTTTTCTGAACTTGGTTTGAGGAAAAGGAAAGTGAATTTATTCGATTTGCCGATCATAAAGTATTTTCCGAAAGATCGCTCAAGATATGTCACGGGAGGAGTTGTTATAGCCAAAAGAGAGCGCTTCAATGCGAGTATACACAGAATGATGCTGATCGACGAGAAAAGCTTCGCAATTCGCCTCGTGGCCCCGAGGCACACTTATTTGATGTGGAGAGACGCTATTGAGAATGGCGAAGAACTTAAGGTTGCGGTCTGCATAGGAGTGCATCCGCTATTTTTGCTTGCCTCAGCCACAAGAGTTGGTGTTGGCGAGGAGTTCAGCTACGCTTCAAAGCTGATGAATGGTTTAACTCTATACCGAAAAGGCGATCTGCTCGTTCCTGACTCCGAGATCGCTCTTTTTGGCAGAATTACAGCGGAAACCACTGATGAAGGGCCCTTTGTAGACATAACTGGGACTTACGATGACGTTAGAAAAGAGCCCGTGCTCGTTATTGACGAATTCTTTGCCAAAGAAGACTTCATTTACTACTCAATAACCCCCGGAGGCATGGAGCACCGCATTCTGATGGGAGTTCCGTATGAGCCAATCATTTATCGCTTTGTTTCGAATGTTTGCAAGGTTAAAAATGTTGTCACAACAACTGGAAGCAGAAACTACTTCCATGCGGTTGTTCAGATTGAGAAAAAAACAGATGGCGATGCAAAGAACGCAATTCTCGCAGCATTGTCTGCGAACCCAAGCCTTAAAGGGGTCATAGTCGTGGATGAAGATATAGACATTTTCAGCTACGAAGACGTCGATTACGCAATAGCCACGAGATTTCAGGCGGACAGAGACTTGGTTATCGTAAAGGGGGCAAGAGGGAGCAGTCTTGATCCTTCTGCGGATGAAACTACGACTAAATGGGGAATAGATGCGACAAAACCGCTTAAAAGAGCGAAAGAATTCGAAAGAGTGATTTAA
- a CDS encoding adenosylcobinamide amidohydrolase has protein sequence MPYKNYYLDDTTLIVHGNFFGVSTGLLGGWKSVKSAFNHTVSDEFYKMDPVDYLKLVAKKYGLKSYFGLLTAVSMKNLSIKSHGSVTAFVTAGVDNPNDMTINIILVLEAKVSKAGLLNAIITATEAKSKALFELGYKFTGTTTDAVVVLSTMNGKYERFTGPATFLGKAIWKCVSHAVKESLEKG, from the coding sequence ATGCCATACAAAAACTACTATCTCGATGATACAACTCTCATAGTCCACGGAAATTTCTTCGGCGTGAGCACGGGGCTTCTTGGTGGGTGGAAGAGCGTTAAATCTGCGTTTAATCACACTGTCAGCGACGAATTCTACAAAATGGACCCTGTTGATTATTTAAAGCTTGTAGCGAAAAAATACGGGCTAAAAAGCTATTTTGGTCTTTTAACCGCAGTATCAATGAAAAATCTGAGCATTAAAAGCCATGGTAGTGTCACAGCCTTTGTTACCGCGGGAGTGGATAATCCAAACGATATGACAATTAACATAATCCTCGTGCTTGAGGCGAAGGTGAGCAAAGCGGGATTGCTGAACGCCATTATTACGGCAACTGAGGCAAAGAGTAAAGCTTTATTTGAGCTTGGCTACAAATTCACAGGCACCACTACTGACGCGGTCGTCGTGCTGAGCACGATGAATGGAAAATACGAGAGATTTACGGGTCCAGCAACCTTTCTCGGGAAGGCAATCTGGAAATGCGTTTCGCATGCAGTGAAGGAAAGCCTTGAAAAGGGATGA
- the wtpA gene encoding tungstate ABC transporter substrate-binding protein WtpA, translating into MKEVAIILVVLFISIIALAFHFQNQSSEKIIIFHAGSLSVPITEIGKQFEKIHGIEVQAEASGSVEAIRKITDLGKKADVLAVSDYSLIQKILTPEYADFCIIFARNEIVLAYSKNSRYANEINASNWFEILQRDVKIGLSDPNLDPCGYRALMVLKLAEIYYGKGIFREVIEKHTSITSSGSTIFVPESIKTDEKIVIRPKEVDLSALVATGAIDYILIYKSVAKQHNLSYIELPAEINLGSYEKAKYYAQISVMVKNETIKGEPIAYGITILKDAPNKKYAIEFLRFLLNENGKRIFELNHHDPTTPLVIGTVPEGLEVVE; encoded by the coding sequence ATGAAAGAAGTTGCGATAATCTTGGTTGTGCTTTTCATATCAATTATCGCTCTGGCATTTCATTTTCAAAATCAGAGCTCAGAAAAGATTATAATATTCCATGCGGGTTCTTTGAGTGTTCCAATCACAGAAATTGGCAAGCAATTTGAAAAAATTCATGGCATCGAAGTTCAGGCTGAGGCAAGTGGAAGCGTTGAAGCAATAAGGAAAATAACCGATCTTGGTAAAAAAGCAGACGTTTTGGCTGTCTCTGATTACTCGCTGATCCAGAAAATACTCACCCCTGAATACGCAGATTTCTGTATAATTTTTGCAAGAAACGAGATCGTTTTGGCATACTCAAAGAACAGCAGGTATGCAAATGAAATAAATGCCTCAAACTGGTTCGAAATTCTGCAGAGAGACGTCAAAATCGGCTTAAGTGATCCCAATCTCGATCCATGCGGTTACAGAGCGTTAATGGTCTTAAAGCTTGCAGAAATTTATTATGGCAAAGGCATTTTCAGAGAAGTCATTGAGAAACACACAAGCATAACTTCTTCAGGTAGCACCATATTTGTTCCCGAAAGTATAAAAACAGATGAAAAAATCGTTATAAGACCAAAAGAAGTCGATTTGTCCGCACTCGTAGCTACTGGAGCAATAGATTACATTCTGATCTACAAAAGCGTGGCCAAACAGCACAATTTGAGCTACATTGAACTTCCAGCTGAAATAAACCTCGGAAGCTATGAAAAGGCAAAATACTACGCTCAGATCAGCGTTATGGTTAAAAATGAGACAATAAAAGGTGAGCCCATTGCCTATGGTATCACGATTTTGAAAGATGCACCAAATAAAAAATACGCAATCGAATTCCTTAGATTTTTGCTGAATGAAAACGGCAAGAGAATATTTGAGCTAAATCATCACGATCCAACTACTCCATTAGTCATAGGAACAGTTCCAGAAGGCTTAGAGGTGGTTGAATGA
- the wtpC gene encoding tungstate ABC transporter ATP-binding protein WtpC, with the protein MLKVEDLSKSWKGFRLEKISFEVKKGEYFILLGPSGAGKTLLLETIAGIYKPDNGRVLLEGNEITHLPPEKRNIAYIPQNYGLFPHLNAYENIAYGLKLRKIGKDKIRREVEQIAETLEIKNLLNKNVKALSGGEQQRVAIARALVVKPKILLLDEPFSNLDANLKTKLMKEMKVWRKDFCFTAIHVTHSFEEAILLGDRAGIMINGKLEQVGEIKEVFSKPENERVAKFLGHENILEGEAEGNFVKVNGLKIEIPIKAYGKLRITIPPEGILISKVHFVSSARNNFRAKIDGFEDLGAMVKLKLSIEGIMLSAYLTKASFIEMGLSEGEEVYVSFKATSVHVFG; encoded by the coding sequence ATGCTAAAGGTTGAAGACTTATCTAAAAGCTGGAAAGGATTCAGGCTCGAGAAAATCAGCTTTGAAGTCAAAAAAGGAGAATACTTCATACTTCTCGGACCAAGCGGAGCGGGAAAGACATTACTACTTGAGACGATTGCAGGAATTTATAAGCCAGATAATGGCAGAGTTCTGCTTGAAGGCAATGAAATTACGCATTTGCCCCCTGAAAAGAGAAACATCGCCTACATACCACAAAACTATGGTCTTTTTCCGCACTTAAATGCCTACGAGAATATAGCCTATGGACTTAAACTAAGAAAAATTGGCAAGGATAAAATTCGAAGAGAAGTTGAGCAAATTGCAGAAACGCTTGAGATCAAGAATTTGCTAAATAAGAATGTCAAGGCGTTGAGCGGTGGAGAACAGCAGAGAGTTGCAATCGCGAGAGCTTTGGTTGTTAAACCCAAAATTCTTCTTCTCGATGAACCATTTTCAAACCTCGATGCAAACTTAAAAACTAAGCTAATGAAGGAAATGAAGGTTTGGAGAAAAGATTTTTGCTTTACTGCGATCCACGTAACGCATTCTTTCGAGGAGGCAATTCTTTTGGGTGATCGTGCTGGAATAATGATCAATGGAAAGCTGGAGCAAGTGGGAGAGATAAAAGAAGTTTTCTCGAAACCCGAAAATGAAAGAGTTGCAAAATTTTTAGGGCATGAAAATATACTTGAAGGTGAAGCAGAAGGAAATTTTGTCAAAGTAAACGGATTGAAAATAGAGATCCCAATAAAGGCTTATGGAAAGCTTAGAATCACAATACCGCCAGAAGGAATACTCATTTCTAAGGTGCATTTTGTTAGCTCAGCAAGAAACAACTTCAGAGCGAAAATTGATGGTTTTGAGGACTTGGGGGCAATGGTGAAACTTAAACTATCCATCGAAGGCATCATGCTTTCCGCTTACCTGACCAAAGCCTCCTTTATAGAGATGGGGCTTTCTGAAGGCGAAGAAGTTTACGTAAGCTTTAAAGCCACTTCTGTGCACGTTTTCGGTTGA
- the trxA gene encoding thioredoxin: MDELEEIRKKKLMELMKMADKKDNLSEPVKLDSKNFDEITKKNENVVVDFWAEWCMPCRYIAPIIDELAKEYAGKVVFGKLNVDENQNIAVRFGISAIPTLIFFKNGRAIDQIVGAMPKKEIKRWIETNIQR; the protein is encoded by the coding sequence ATGGATGAACTCGAAGAGATACGAAAGAAAAAGCTCATGGAGTTGATGAAGATGGCTGATAAAAAAGATAATTTGAGCGAACCCGTGAAACTGGATTCCAAGAATTTTGACGAGATCACGAAAAAGAATGAGAACGTTGTGGTGGACTTCTGGGCGGAATGGTGCATGCCCTGCAGATATATTGCACCAATAATTGATGAACTTGCAAAAGAATACGCTGGAAAGGTTGTATTCGGTAAATTGAACGTCGATGAAAATCAGAATATTGCAGTTCGATTTGGAATTTCTGCTATTCCAACGCTTATATTCTTCAAAAATGGGAGAGCAATAGATCAAATCGTAGGAGCGATGCCCAAAAAAGAGATAAAGAGATGGATAGAAACAAATATTCAGCGGTAG
- a CDS encoding EVE domain-containing protein: MAFWLCITTEENWEIIKNKNIWGVPERHKNTISKVKNGDRLLIYLKQERKDDEIKEPRIVAEFEATSEVFKDSSRIFKSPKGMGNEIFPLRIKIKPVEIFKEPIDFKSLIPKLDLIKNKKKWTGHLMGKAMREISEKDYATIISAKKK, encoded by the coding sequence ATGGCTTTCTGGCTTTGCATCACGACTGAAGAGAACTGGGAAATTATAAAAAACAAAAACATCTGGGGTGTTCCCGAAAGACATAAAAACACAATTTCAAAGGTAAAAAATGGCGACAGGCTTTTGATTTATCTCAAGCAGGAAAGAAAAGACGATGAGATTAAAGAGCCAAGAATTGTTGCGGAGTTCGAAGCGACTTCTGAGGTTTTCAAAGACTCTTCAAGAATCTTCAAATCGCCCAAGGGTATGGGAAACGAAATTTTTCCGCTAAGAATAAAAATAAAGCCCGTAGAAATCTTTAAAGAACCAATCGATTTTAAATCTCTGATTCCAAAACTGGATCTAATCAAGAACAAGAAAAAGTGGACGGGGCATTTAATGGGCAAGGCTATGAGAGAAATCAGCGAGAAGGATTATGCAACAATCATTTCAGCAAAGAAAAAATAA
- a CDS encoding substrate-binding domain-containing protein, with amino-acid sequence MEEITVRYEALIEYRGDKIVDFRIASILRALDENKSLISASRALGIPYAKLWNTISRMERLTGKKIVEARKGGREGGKAELTDFGKKLLEVYEKANARLEKLGLAGKMNAIAEEAEIVIAHSHDPILSAVIEKLSEEFSVRSLNIGSGMALAMLTLGEADVACMHLYDPQSGSYNSSFLEKFWLKDMVEKLGGFEREIVMAYRKDLKFESFEELMAEILRGELRLANRNRGSGTRLILDQILKEHSKKLNLAIESIQGYETEFYTHEEVAKQISESKFDVGLLIRFFAEKYNLRFFHVVWESYECFALKNRKSKAIERLKELMNSDWFESLIKITSGYKLT; translated from the coding sequence ATGGAAGAAATCACTGTTCGCTACGAAGCTTTGATCGAATATCGGGGCGATAAGATCGTTGATTTCAGGATAGCAAGCATTTTAAGAGCATTAGATGAAAACAAATCTTTAATTTCAGCTTCAAGGGCTCTTGGGATCCCTTATGCAAAACTCTGGAACACGATAAGCAGAATGGAACGTTTAACTGGCAAAAAGATCGTCGAAGCCAGGAAGGGGGGCAGGGAAGGTGGAAAAGCTGAATTGACCGATTTTGGGAAAAAACTGCTTGAAGTCTACGAAAAGGCTAACGCAAGGCTTGAAAAATTGGGCTTAGCAGGAAAAATGAATGCGATCGCGGAAGAAGCAGAGATTGTGATTGCACACAGCCACGATCCAATTTTGTCAGCGGTCATCGAAAAGCTCAGCGAAGAATTCAGCGTTAGAAGTCTAAACATTGGTTCTGGGATGGCATTGGCAATGCTTACCCTTGGCGAAGCAGATGTTGCATGCATGCATCTTTATGATCCCCAATCTGGTAGCTACAACTCCAGTTTTCTTGAAAAATTCTGGCTTAAGGACATGGTTGAAAAGCTTGGGGGTTTTGAGAGAGAGATTGTGATGGCTTACCGAAAGGATTTGAAATTCGAAAGCTTTGAAGAACTCATGGCTGAAATTCTTAGGGGAGAATTGAGATTGGCTAACAGGAACAGGGGTTCGGGGACGAGGTTGATTTTGGATCAAATCCTCAAAGAACATTCAAAGAAGCTAAATTTGGCTATTGAAAGCATTCAGGGCTACGAGACCGAATTCTACACTCATGAAGAAGTAGCCAAGCAGATCTCGGAATCGAAATTCGATGTGGGGCTTTTGATTCGGTTCTTCGCAGAGAAATACAATTTGAGGTTTTTCCACGTTGTTTGGGAGTCTTACGAATGCTTTGCATTGAAGAATAGAAAATCAAAAGCGATTGAACGCTTAAAAGAGCTCATGAATTCTGATTGGTTCGAAAGTCTGATCAAGATCACTTCAGGCTATAAATTGACCTGA